The following are encoded together in the Natronolimnobius sp. AArcel1 genome:
- a CDS encoding PRC-barrel domain-containing protein, whose amino-acid sequence MDDTPQEITSIVGREVYSNSGVFVGEIEDLQLNIDGQVVTGLALGNLNPELFSQESKSGQGVIVPYRWVRAVGDVVLVNEVVERVRDPDDEEDEILA is encoded by the coding sequence ATGGACGACACCCCGCAGGAAATCACCTCGATCGTCGGCCGCGAGGTCTACTCGAACAGCGGCGTTTTCGTCGGTGAAATCGAGGATCTCCAGTTGAATATCGACGGTCAGGTCGTTACAGGCCTCGCGCTCGGTAATCTCAATCCCGAACTGTTCTCACAGGAATCGAAAAGCGGCCAGGGCGTTATCGTTCCCTATCGCTGGGTTCGCGCCGTTGGCGATGTCGTACTGGTCAACGAAGTCGTCGAGCGCGTTCGCGACCCCGACGACGAAGAAGACGAGATTCTCGCTTAA
- a CDS encoding DHH family phosphoesterase: MSTGVTISSISDYAILGCGSVGYAVAEELAQQGKDVLIIDRDESRVESLRDQDLDARTADIREPEAADLVSERGVVLILASDVESNKQAVKHIRDQNDGQFIVARASDPVSGDELEELGADIVINPSSVIAESALRALESGELEYNAGKLANLLEETSSRLAIITQDSPDPDSIASAAAMQAIANHLGIESDIVYLGDMGHQENRAFVNLLGIELLQWDDLEDRSVYDTVALVDHATSEEMDLSVDAVIDHHELEADYEPEFVDIRPNMSSTSTIVTKYIQEFDMNVSEEVATALLYGIRAETLDFKRDTTPADLTAAAYLYPFANHDTLEQVESPSMSPETLDVLAEAITNRDVQGSHLVSNAGFVRDREALTQAASHLLDLEGVTTTAVFGIADETIFLAGRSKDIRINIGKVLDDAYGEMGETAGHSTQASAEIPLGIFTGIEISEDNRNTLLELTEEAVKRTLFDTMGVDGTEGSNGS; the protein is encoded by the coding sequence ATGAGTACGGGGGTTACGATTTCGTCGATCTCTGATTACGCGATTTTGGGCTGTGGCAGCGTGGGCTATGCTGTTGCCGAAGAGTTGGCCCAGCAGGGCAAAGACGTCCTCATTATCGACCGCGATGAAAGTCGCGTCGAATCCTTGCGTGATCAGGACCTAGACGCTCGCACCGCCGACATCCGCGAACCCGAGGCCGCTGACCTCGTCAGTGAGCGCGGCGTTGTCCTCATCCTCGCATCCGACGTCGAATCAAACAAACAGGCAGTCAAACACATCCGCGATCAAAACGATGGCCAGTTTATCGTCGCGCGCGCGAGCGACCCAGTCTCGGGCGACGAACTCGAGGAGTTAGGCGCTGATATCGTTATCAACCCCTCCTCGGTAATCGCCGAATCGGCCCTGCGCGCACTCGAGTCCGGCGAACTCGAGTATAACGCAGGCAAACTTGCGAATCTGTTAGAAGAGACGTCCTCGCGACTGGCAATCATCACACAGGACAGTCCAGACCCAGACTCGATCGCCTCTGCGGCCGCTATGCAGGCAATTGCGAACCATCTCGGCATCGAATCGGATATCGTCTATCTGGGCGATATGGGCCATCAGGAAAATCGTGCGTTCGTCAACCTTCTGGGGATTGAGCTCTTGCAGTGGGATGACCTCGAGGATCGGTCGGTCTACGACACCGTTGCACTGGTCGATCACGCGACCAGCGAGGAGATGGACCTCTCGGTTGATGCAGTGATCGACCATCACGAACTCGAGGCTGATTACGAGCCTGAATTCGTCGATATCCGGCCGAACATGTCCTCAACATCGACGATCGTTACGAAATACATCCAGGAGTTCGATATGAACGTCTCGGAGGAAGTTGCCACTGCGCTTCTGTACGGCATCCGCGCCGAGACGTTGGATTTCAAACGCGATACGACCCCTGCAGACCTCACTGCCGCAGCGTATCTCTACCCCTTTGCGAATCACGACACCCTAGAGCAGGTCGAATCGCCGTCGATGTCGCCGGAAACGCTCGACGTACTCGCCGAAGCCATCACCAACCGCGACGTACAGGGGAGTCACCTTGTCTCGAACGCTGGCTTTGTCCGCGACCGGGAGGCACTGACGCAGGCCGCGAGTCACCTCCTCGATCTCGAGGGTGTCACCACGACTGCGGTCTTTGGCATTGCCGACGAGACCATCTTCCTCGCGGGTCGCTCGAAGGATATCCGCATCAACATCGGCAAAGTGCTCGATGATGCTTACGGCGAAATGGGCGAAACCGCCGGCCACTCGACACAGGCCAGCGCAGAGATTCCGCTCGGGATCTTCACCGGCATCGAGATTTCCGAGGACAACCGAAATACGCTGCTGGAGTTGACCGAAGAAGCGGTCAAACGAACCCTGTTCGATACGATGGGTGTCGATGGTACCGAAGGGTCGAACGGGTCCTAA
- a CDS encoding methyl-accepting chemotaxis protein, with amino-acid sequence MLSLLASVVGNSEVAETDENASGPGRTEPTEVSEDELGAIADHSIVSQLVDGFAQPVTVVDADGRIVMLNTAAADLYGTTASPVADRHPDTLHDIESEASDIVTEALEQGNTIHEREEHSLINGEEVFLERTVTLLESDAGEVCGAILVETDVSERRRQRNKNAFLEAYNEQAMADFQTAIERLARGDLTVELTVPEPDEEFDEAWATYEEYVSLQRNLEQAVSNIRETVATIESVATELADSGSSLGATTEEVTNAIDGIDASSSELANGADEMTTEAQRASESVSDLSASIEEITASIGQINTKTEQVTELANDGVGEADAAVTQIRDANESTAGVAQRIDDLEESMQEVGEIVELINDIADQTNLLALNASIEAATAGEDGDGFAVVANEVKSLAEDSQDSASEIGTIIDDIQAQTADLVRSIREASAEVEDGADSVADIVDRLERINERAARTSEDVAQITDAVESQAQNAEEVSVVIDETAGLSEEMTATTEAVSSSLEEQTEAMTLVADRAQRFGDMSEDIHGRLEQFKLDADDDAALDVDS; translated from the coding sequence ATGCTATCACTTCTGGCGTCAGTCGTCGGGAACTCAGAAGTTGCAGAGACCGACGAGAACGCAAGTGGGCCAGGACGAACAGAACCGACGGAGGTGAGCGAAGACGAACTGGGTGCGATCGCTGATCACAGTATCGTTTCCCAACTCGTCGACGGATTTGCTCAGCCAGTGACGGTCGTCGATGCCGATGGGCGAATTGTCATGCTCAACACGGCAGCAGCCGACCTCTACGGGACGACGGCGTCTCCCGTTGCTGATCGCCACCCGGATACGTTACACGATATCGAAAGCGAGGCCAGCGATATCGTCACCGAGGCGCTCGAGCAGGGGAACACAATTCACGAGCGCGAGGAACACAGTCTGATTAACGGCGAAGAGGTGTTTCTCGAGCGCACAGTGACACTACTCGAATCTGACGCTGGCGAGGTGTGTGGGGCTATCCTTGTCGAAACGGACGTTAGTGAGCGTCGCCGCCAGCGAAACAAGAACGCGTTTCTCGAGGCATACAACGAGCAGGCGATGGCAGACTTTCAGACGGCGATTGAACGGCTTGCACGCGGTGATCTGACGGTCGAATTGACGGTGCCGGAACCGGACGAGGAGTTCGACGAAGCGTGGGCAACCTACGAGGAGTACGTGTCGTTACAGAGAAACCTTGAGCAAGCAGTATCGAATATTCGGGAGACCGTCGCGACGATTGAGTCTGTGGCGACGGAACTGGCCGATTCGGGGTCGTCGCTCGGAGCGACAACTGAGGAGGTGACGAATGCAATCGATGGGATCGATGCCTCGTCCTCAGAGCTTGCGAATGGGGCGGATGAGATGACGACGGAGGCACAGCGAGCCAGTGAAAGCGTCAGTGACCTCTCGGCGTCGATCGAGGAGATCACGGCATCGATCGGGCAGATCAACACGAAGACAGAGCAAGTGACCGAACTCGCGAACGACGGTGTCGGCGAAGCGGATGCGGCCGTCACGCAGATTCGTGACGCGAACGAGTCGACGGCGGGGGTTGCACAGCGGATCGACGACCTCGAGGAGAGCATGCAGGAAGTCGGCGAGATCGTCGAGTTGATCAACGACATCGCCGATCAGACGAATCTGCTGGCACTGAATGCGAGTATTGAAGCGGCGACGGCTGGCGAAGACGGCGACGGATTCGCTGTCGTTGCAAACGAGGTCAAGAGCCTGGCCGAAGACTCGCAGGACTCGGCATCCGAAATTGGAACGATCATCGACGACATCCAGGCACAGACGGCGGATCTGGTTCGCAGCATTCGTGAGGCAAGCGCGGAAGTCGAAGACGGGGCAGACAGTGTTGCAGATATCGTTGACCGCCTCGAGCGGATCAACGAACGCGCGGCTCGGACCAGTGAGGACGTTGCACAGATCACTGACGCCGTCGAGTCCCAGGCCCAAAACGCCGAGGAGGTCAGCGTTGTCATTGACGAGACGGCGGGCCTGAGCGAGGAGATGACGGCAACGACCGAGGCAGTCTCGAGTTCCCTCGAGGAACAGACCGAGGCAATGACACTCGTCGCGGATCGTGCCCAGCGCTTTGGCGATATGAGTGAAGATATCCACGGCCGCCTCGAGCAGTTCAAACTCGACGCAGACGACGATGCTGCGCTGGACGTGGATTCCTGA